In Methanosarcina siciliae T4/M, one genomic interval encodes:
- a CDS encoding metal-dependent hydrolase has product MVNTLSHLGIGLLIALALGLRGKKLKVVAFLSVLPDLDVIPYSLFLAVNSSLSHESRNQLFYLFGHREFTHSILFILLVTLLIWVKTRDWIFTYGGFQSIFLHVYLDYVTTWKMRPFYPFSTDSSIIGAVYFYDPLLNLLPFLPLFIVIAGNLKRRGRLNGRFDNFCVYIGKNADKLYASLILVLLFWLAFMPVSKAFLINHISWTEEAEISYQNTYPEATGRFLTAYSFNSTHYKVLEVSYLSGIEKSKYVEKILINGDIPDASAYIEKAEKLYSAGLPQEIDYPVYVVSEDDDSVTVTLSDARNPYVENWAYFNSIYRFIFDKRNEEYHVYASVQGGPEEELNRNWFE; this is encoded by the coding sequence ATGGTAAACACACTTTCTCACCTGGGAATAGGTTTGCTGATTGCGCTGGCTCTGGGCCTGAGGGGAAAGAAACTAAAAGTTGTTGCTTTTCTCTCCGTGCTCCCTGATCTGGACGTTATCCCGTATTCGTTGTTCCTCGCTGTCAACAGCAGCCTGTCCCATGAGTCCCGGAACCAGCTATTCTACCTGTTCGGGCACAGGGAGTTCACGCACTCAATTCTTTTCATACTTCTGGTTACACTTTTAATCTGGGTAAAAACAAGAGACTGGATTTTTACCTATGGGGGATTCCAGTCCATTTTTCTCCATGTTTATCTGGACTATGTCACAACCTGGAAAATGCGCCCGTTTTATCCGTTCAGTACAGACTCTTCCATTATAGGGGCAGTTTATTTCTATGACCCCCTGCTAAATTTGCTTCCATTCCTGCCCCTCTTCATTGTAATTGCAGGGAATTTGAAACGCAGGGGGAGGCTAAACGGCAGATTCGACAACTTTTGCGTTTATATAGGTAAGAACGCCGATAAACTCTATGCTTCCCTGATCCTTGTACTCCTCTTCTGGCTTGCTTTTATGCCGGTTTCAAAAGCCTTCCTCATCAATCATATATCCTGGACAGAAGAAGCCGAAATAAGCTACCAGAATACATATCCTGAAGCCACAGGCAGGTTCCTGACTGCATACTCTTTTAATTCTACTCATTACAAGGTTCTGGAAGTTAGTTATCTTTCAGGAATCGAGAAAAGCAAATATGTTGAAAAAATATTGATAAATGGAGATATTCCTGATGCTTCTGCCTACATTGAAAAGGCTGAAAAGCTCTATAGTGCCGGCCTTCCTCAGGAAATAGACTATCCGGTTTATGTGGTTTCTGAAGACGATGACTCTGTAACGGTAACCCTGAGTGATGCAAGAAATCCTTATGTTGAAAACTGGGCTTACTTCAACTCTATTTACAGGTTTATTTTTGACAAAAGGAATGAGGAATATCATGTTTACGCAAGTGTCCAGGGAGGACCGGAAGAGGAACTTAACAGAAACTGGTTTGAATGA
- a CDS encoding superoxide dismutase: MAKDLYKLPPLKYGYADLEPYISEEQLRIHHDKHHQGYVNNTNALLEMMDKARKDGTDFDYKATAKALSFNLSGHVLHDFFWWEMTPASNASKEPVGEFAEAIKEDFGSFERFKKEFSKVASSVEGSGWAALTFCNDTKRLGIVQIEKHNVNLVPDFPIIMDLDVWEHAYYIDYKNDRGKFIEGFWNIIDWEELDKYFKKIQK, translated from the coding sequence ATGGCTAAAGACTTGTACAAGTTACCACCATTGAAATACGGATACGCAGACCTTGAACCGTACATTTCCGAAGAACAGCTGCGCATACACCACGACAAACACCATCAGGGTTATGTGAACAACACTAACGCCCTTCTGGAAATGATGGACAAAGCCAGAAAAGACGGCACGGATTTTGACTATAAGGCAACTGCAAAAGCTCTGTCTTTCAATCTGAGCGGGCATGTCCTTCACGACTTCTTCTGGTGGGAGATGACTCCTGCAAGCAATGCCAGCAAGGAACCTGTCGGCGAATTTGCTGAAGCAATTAAGGAAGATTTCGGAAGTTTTGAAAGATTTAAAAAAGAATTTTCCAAGGTAGCATCAAGTGTCGAAGGTTCCGGCTGGGCAGCCTTAACTTTCTGCAATGACACCAAAAGGCTCGGGATCGTACAGATAGAAAAGCATAATGTAAACCTGGTCCCTGATTTCCCGATCATTATGGACCTGGATGTCTGGGAGCACGCCTACTACATTGATTACAAGAATGATAGGGGCAAATTCATAGAAGGGTTCTGGAACATAATCGACTGGGAAGAACTAGACAAGTACTTCAAAAAGATTCAGAAATAA
- a CDS encoding dienelactone hydrolase family protein: MKFMKTLLLLLLIVCLIGVSGCTSSEDSEPEVPVPDTPEPSPDVPAVPRAAGNTSTDILNETVNITGESQAYPSYTAAPAAEGKYPAVVLIHSFNGFEPGYQEMVDGMAADGFVVVAPQWQTYSRSPPDSEMEALVRNSVSYLESRDDVDPEKIGLTGFCAGGRYTMLFLPQIEEFNSGVAWYGFPYSGGTETRPEAPANLTDQLEAPILIIHGTRDQASNVSDIYRYATELDAADKYFELKVYQGEPHGFMVQDGELSESFVARDAYDEMIDFFDRTLNSGTMNNSSQ, translated from the coding sequence ATGAAATTCATGAAAACACTACTCTTGCTTTTGCTCATAGTATGCCTTATAGGCGTTTCAGGCTGCACGAGTTCGGAAGATTCCGAACCTGAAGTTCCTGTGCCCGATACTCCTGAACCCAGTCCCGATGTCCCGGCTGTTCCCAGAGCAGCAGGAAACACTTCAACTGACATCCTGAACGAGACCGTTAACATCACAGGTGAGAGCCAGGCCTATCCAAGTTATACAGCTGCTCCGGCTGCAGAGGGAAAATATCCGGCAGTGGTGCTGATCCACTCCTTTAACGGCTTTGAACCCGGATACCAGGAGATGGTGGACGGGATGGCAGCAGACGGGTTTGTTGTGGTTGCTCCGCAGTGGCAGACCTATTCCCGCTCGCCTCCGGATTCAGAGATGGAGGCCCTTGTCAGAAACAGTGTAAGTTACCTGGAGAGCAGGGATGATGTTGATCCGGAAAAAATTGGTCTCACCGGTTTTTGTGCGGGCGGCAGGTATACCATGCTTTTCCTGCCCCAGATAGAGGAATTCAATTCAGGGGTTGCCTGGTATGGTTTTCCGTATTCAGGTGGAACTGAGACCCGGCCGGAAGCACCTGCAAACCTGACCGACCAGCTTGAAGCCCCGATCCTTATCATCCACGGAACTCGCGACCAGGCGAGCAATGTCTCGGATATCTACCGGTACGCCACCGAGCTGGATGCCGCTGACAAATATTTCGAACTGAAAGTTTACCAGGGAGAACCACACGGTTTCATGGTCCAAGACGGAGAACTTTCCGAAAGCTTCGTTGCCCGGGACGCATATGATGAGATGATTGATTTCTTTGACAGGACACTGAATTCAGGGACAATGAATAATTCGTCCCAGTGA
- a CDS encoding metal-dependent hydrolase, with protein MVNTISHIGIGLLLAYALGLKGKKRLGLVLLSIIPDLDYFSYSLFTLINGSVSHEMRNQLFYLLGHREFTHSIFFAFLVALLIWFRTKDRAFAFGGFQALFLHILLDYTTIAKMRPFYPFSTNESALRALYPFDPVINIIPLLPVFIVAAEYMKNRDKWRLGTGVKWNFKSKKRRPFKGRDSWSLKSRDSLKNKNNLKNRDILNRKLSGLKKLSVLNGFHGFVNRHEGKFYASFILILLVWTTIFPIAKVLLIDSISREEGTKISYNDTYPISIGKFLAAYSYDDTRYKLLKVSYWSGVEKSFYVEKVTVTGDVPDASAYAERAGRLYGNSVPQAIDYPVYSVSEKDGDVTVILSDARNPYVKNWPYFDTVYRFVFDRESGEYEVYESHYGRAEKKLDKNYFE; from the coding sequence ATGGTAAACACAATTTCCCATATAGGAATCGGTCTGCTTCTTGCCTATGCCCTGGGCTTGAAAGGAAAAAAAAGGCTTGGCCTGGTTCTTCTTTCTATAATCCCTGACCTGGACTATTTCAGCTACTCGCTCTTTACGCTCATTAACGGAAGCGTAAGTCACGAGATGAGAAACCAGCTTTTCTATTTGTTGGGTCACAGGGAGTTTACGCATTCGATTTTTTTTGCTTTTCTTGTCGCACTTCTTATCTGGTTCAGAACTAAAGACAGGGCTTTTGCATTCGGAGGGTTTCAGGCACTTTTCCTGCACATCCTCCTGGATTACACTACCATCGCAAAAATGCGTCCCTTCTATCCGTTCAGCACAAATGAATCCGCCCTTAGAGCCCTTTACCCCTTCGACCCTGTGATAAATATCATACCCTTGCTACCGGTTTTCATAGTAGCTGCGGAATATATGAAAAACAGGGACAAATGGAGGCTTGGAACCGGAGTTAAATGGAATTTTAAAAGCAAGAAGAGACGGCCTTTTAAGGGCAGAGACAGCTGGAGCCTAAAAAGTAGAGACAGCCTTAAAAACAAAAACAACCTCAAAAACAGAGATATACTGAACAGAAAATTAAGCGGACTGAAAAAATTAAGTGTATTAAACGGGTTCCATGGTTTTGTAAACAGGCATGAAGGCAAATTTTATGCTTCTTTTATCCTGATTCTCCTTGTTTGGACCACAATATTCCCTATTGCAAAAGTCCTCCTGATAGACAGCATCTCCAGGGAAGAAGGAACCAAGATCAGCTACAATGACACCTATCCTATATCGATCGGCAAATTCCTGGCAGCATATTCGTATGATGATACCCGGTATAAACTCCTGAAAGTCAGCTACTGGTCAGGAGTCGAAAAAAGCTTCTACGTTGAAAAAGTAACCGTGACCGGAGACGTCCCGGATGCCTCCGCCTATGCCGAAAGAGCCGGGAGGCTATACGGGAATTCAGTGCCTCAGGCGATCGATTATCCTGTATATTCGGTTTCGGAAAAAGATGGGGATGTAACCGTAATATTAAGCGATGCCAGAAATCCGTATGTTAAAAATTGGCCTTATTTTGATACGGTTTACAGGTTTGTTTTTGACAGGGAAAGCGGAGAATACGAGGTATATGAGAGTCACTACGGAAGAGCAGAAAAGAAGCTTGATAAAAACTATTTTGAGTGA
- a CDS encoding MAST domain-containing protein → MKIKNLEVSLLCAFLLTALIALPAYAQMGPGGNSGMGNSGAGTGYGMAQGYGFAQYDGRFNGFGSMTFEEAADTFGIPVEDAISDLELPEDLDTQLTILEIEEQYGVSGQEIASYMVMNMQQLNTTLNPRGRLLMRQEAIQAMRAGRGNGMYFMRQGSFAYGNFTTFSFDESGAIEDFAVSGNLLFDSVDVSDFEYLDEQVTETTAFYQGADSQILIQDSPMGIFQVRAFADKTVTYNLAEGVTASLEENISSELENAVPIKITSDNFEGYLLFFRNPLAEDPDVDINGTEAEISDDKITVKLVEDSVAMFRASPMQPSLMQTGYRYSNNYTYMNQVFNREIATGRFGAEMALRAGSDYAPVTNYAPVGLKIRERDQDRIVLDVESELPDGRVVYINVDNETINLTNPDRLRLRYDGTVIEEAGSIDELFAGGSNPLCYRQYENGTASIAVYIPQFSEHEIIIDLEPEGEEGSEDLEAQDEEDLETGESAAQDEEGETESSPAFELGFAVTGLAVAYGLRHRK, encoded by the coding sequence ATGAAGATTAAAAATCTGGAAGTATCATTGTTATGTGCATTTTTGCTTACCGCCCTTATCGCGTTACCGGCATATGCCCAGATGGGACCTGGAGGCAATTCAGGTATGGGTAATTCAGGTGCAGGAACGGGATATGGAATGGCGCAAGGTTACGGTTTTGCGCAGTATGACGGCAGGTTTAATGGCTTTGGGTCAATGACCTTTGAAGAAGCCGCAGATACCTTCGGGATTCCGGTTGAAGACGCGATCTCTGACCTGGAGCTTCCGGAAGATCTGGATACACAGCTTACCATTCTGGAGATCGAAGAGCAGTATGGGGTTTCAGGGCAGGAAATTGCCAGTTACATGGTAATGAACATGCAGCAACTGAATACAACCCTTAACCCGAGGGGAAGGCTCCTGATGCGTCAGGAAGCCATTCAGGCCATGAGGGCCGGGAGGGGTAATGGGATGTATTTCATGCGGCAGGGAAGCTTTGCCTACGGGAACTTTACCACTTTTAGCTTCGACGAAAGCGGGGCAATAGAAGACTTTGCCGTAAGCGGAAACCTGCTCTTTGATTCGGTTGATGTCTCGGACTTTGAGTACCTTGACGAACAGGTAACGGAAACAACAGCCTTTTACCAGGGCGCTGACAGCCAGATCCTGATTCAGGATTCCCCAATGGGAATTTTCCAGGTAAGAGCTTTTGCAGACAAAACCGTCACTTACAACCTTGCAGAGGGAGTAACGGCAAGCCTGGAAGAAAACATTTCCAGCGAACTTGAGAATGCAGTTCCGATAAAAATTACCTCTGATAATTTTGAGGGCTACCTCCTGTTTTTCAGGAATCCCCTTGCCGAAGATCCTGATGTAGATATTAACGGGACTGAAGCGGAAATCTCGGACGATAAGATCACGGTCAAACTTGTCGAAGATAGTGTGGCAATGTTCAGGGCAAGTCCGATGCAGCCTTCATTGATGCAGACCGGATACAGATACAGTAATAATTATACCTACATGAATCAGGTGTTTAACAGGGAAATAGCAACCGGAAGATTCGGAGCTGAGATGGCTCTTCGGGCAGGCTCGGATTATGCTCCGGTCACAAATTATGCCCCTGTTGGCCTGAAGATAAGGGAAAGAGATCAGGACCGCATTGTCCTCGATGTTGAATCCGAACTGCCAGATGGAAGAGTCGTCTATATAAATGTAGACAATGAAACCATCAACCTCACCAATCCCGACCGCCTGAGACTCAGGTATGACGGAACGGTAATTGAAGAAGCTGGCAGCATCGACGAGCTCTTTGCAGGCGGAAGCAACCCCCTCTGCTACAGGCAATACGAAAATGGGACAGCTTCAATTGCAGTATATATTCCGCAGTTTTCGGAACATGAGATCATAATAGACCTTGAGCCCGAAGGAGAGGAAGGTTCAGAAGACCTTGAAGCCCAGGATGAAGAAGACCTGGAAACAGGAGAATCTGCAGCTCAGGACGAAGAAGGAGAAACTGAATCATCTCCGGCTTTTGAGTTAGGGTTTGCAGTTACAGGCCTGGCAGTGGCATACGGACTGAGGCACAGGAAATAA
- the pdxT gene encoding pyridoxal 5'-phosphate synthase glutaminase subunit PdxT produces MKIGVIAIQGAVSEHVDALRRALAERGVEAEVVEIKHKGIVPECSGIVIPGGESTTLCRLLAREGIGEEIKEAAARGVPVLGTCAGLIVLAKEGDRQVEKTGQELLGIMDTRVNRNAFGRQRDSFEAELDVVILDSPFTGVFIRAPGIISCGPGVRVLSRLEDMIIAAEQGNVLALAFHPELTDDLRIHQYFLDKVLSC; encoded by the coding sequence ATGAAGATAGGTGTAATCGCTATTCAGGGAGCGGTTTCCGAGCATGTTGATGCTTTGAGGAGAGCCCTTGCAGAGAGAGGGGTTGAGGCTGAGGTAGTTGAGATAAAGCATAAGGGGATTGTTCCGGAGTGCAGCGGAATTGTGATCCCCGGCGGGGAGAGCACAACGCTCTGCCGGCTGCTTGCGCGTGAGGGAATTGGAGAGGAGATTAAGGAGGCTGCTGCAAGGGGAGTTCCGGTTCTCGGGACCTGTGCGGGGCTGATCGTGCTTGCAAAGGAAGGGGACCGGCAGGTAGAAAAAACCGGGCAGGAGCTGCTCGGGATCATGGATACCAGGGTTAACAGGAACGCTTTTGGGAGACAGAGGGATTCCTTTGAGGCAGAGCTTGATGTGGTTATTCTTGACTCTCCGTTTACCGGGGTGTTCATCCGGGCTCCGGGAATCATTAGCTGCGGGCCTGGTGTGCGCGTGCTTTCCAGGCTTGAAGACATGATTATTGCTGCAGAGCAGGGAAATGTGCTGGCTCTTGCTTTCCATCCGGAATTAACCGATGATCTGCGCATCCACCAGTATTTCCTTGATAAGGTTTTGAGCTGTTAA
- the pdxS gene encoding pyridoxal 5'-phosphate synthase lyase subunit PdxS — MDFEKLRHGTELIKRGFARMQKGGVIMDVTTPEQARIAEEAGAVAVMALQAVPADIRKAGGVARMADPEIVQQIIDTVTIPVMAKARIGHFVEAEILEALGVDMVDESEVLTPADPFYHIDKTQFTVPFVCGARNLGEALRRINEGAAMIRTKGEAGTGDVSQAVKHMKQIQGEIRALAGKTKEELIMVAREIEAPIELVVETSKMQRLPVVNFAAGGVATPADAALMMRLGADGVFVGSGIFKAENPEKMAKAVVEAVNNYDNPAKLAEISKGVGAGMKGISADMIPAQEALQERGW, encoded by the coding sequence ATGGACTTTGAAAAATTGAGACATGGGACCGAACTTATCAAAAGGGGCTTTGCACGGATGCAGAAGGGGGGTGTGATCATGGACGTTACAACCCCGGAACAGGCCAGGATTGCAGAAGAAGCCGGAGCAGTTGCTGTTATGGCCCTTCAAGCTGTACCTGCAGATATCCGAAAGGCTGGGGGGGTCGCCAGGATGGCAGATCCCGAAATCGTACAACAGATTATTGACACGGTCACCATCCCCGTTATGGCAAAAGCAAGGATAGGACACTTTGTCGAAGCCGAAATTCTGGAGGCCCTCGGTGTTGACATGGTGGATGAGTCAGAAGTCCTTACTCCTGCGGATCCTTTCTATCACATAGACAAAACACAGTTTACAGTGCCTTTTGTCTGTGGAGCCAGAAACCTCGGAGAAGCCCTCCGCAGGATCAACGAAGGCGCAGCCATGATCCGGACCAAAGGTGAAGCCGGAACAGGTGACGTTAGCCAGGCAGTAAAGCATATGAAGCAGATCCAGGGTGAAATCCGGGCCCTTGCAGGCAAGACCAAAGAAGAACTTATAATGGTTGCCAGGGAAATCGAAGCCCCGATCGAGCTTGTGGTCGAAACATCCAAAATGCAGCGCCTGCCTGTAGTAAACTTTGCAGCCGGAGGAGTTGCAACCCCTGCCGATGCCGCGCTTATGATGCGCCTTGGTGCGGACGGGGTTTTTGTAGGCTCAGGCATCTTTAAAGCCGAAAACCCTGAAAAGATGGCAAAAGCAGTCGTTGAAGCCGTAAATAACTACGATAACCCTGCAAAACTTGCCGAGATCTCAAAAGGCGTGGGCGCGGGCATGAAAGGCATAAGTGCTGACATGATCCCTGCCCAGGAAGCCCTTCAGGAGCGCGGTTGGTAA
- a CDS encoding phosphatase PAP2 family protein, protein MFQTEPILYLQSLGTEWFTFLMFLITSMGSAAFFAGIIIITTFGIDFRKGFLLFQLLIWTALLTETFKALIAFPRPDFVDSRVVNLEYGIKNTSPFNGNGETGFFKLPDREILEAFRLQDPLPDSPFGFPSGHVALTTVLWGGASSVFNSRRIGRLVPAAVLLVAFSRIYLGRHFLGDVLGGAVLGLTIFVAFSYFLKSSLKDEFFKKENFEPALRQKNLFFYSVMFVVPTLLVAMSLVSGEVAGFFLGANMAYLLIIRKGLPEDSGDAGQRATRVFIALMLFGVSTLVLDFGFATVEPASYSGTNLMEFLKAFIPALTIWVSASICTKLDLYGREEVMENSSGIEKQLEE, encoded by the coding sequence TTGTTCCAGACCGAACCCATACTTTACCTCCAGTCCCTCGGGACCGAATGGTTTACTTTCCTCATGTTTTTGATAACTTCAATGGGGTCTGCCGCCTTTTTTGCCGGCATAATAATCATCACCACTTTCGGGATTGATTTCAGGAAGGGTTTTCTTCTGTTCCAGCTGCTGATCTGGACTGCTCTCCTTACCGAGACCTTTAAGGCATTGATCGCCTTCCCAAGGCCGGATTTTGTCGACAGCAGGGTAGTCAACCTGGAATACGGAATCAAAAATACCTCTCCCTTTAATGGAAACGGAGAAACGGGCTTTTTCAAACTGCCGGACAGGGAAATCCTTGAAGCTTTCCGCCTTCAGGACCCTCTGCCTGATTCTCCTTTCGGTTTTCCGTCGGGGCATGTTGCACTTACCACTGTGCTCTGGGGAGGGGCGTCCAGCGTCTTCAACAGCAGAAGAATCGGCAGGCTGGTTCCTGCAGCAGTGTTGCTCGTAGCTTTTTCAAGAATATACCTGGGGAGGCACTTTCTGGGTGATGTCCTTGGGGGCGCTGTCCTGGGCTTAACTATCTTTGTCGCCTTTTCGTACTTCCTCAAAAGCTCCTTGAAAGATGAATTTTTCAAAAAAGAAAACTTTGAACCTGCTTTAAGGCAGAAAAATCTCTTTTTCTACTCCGTTATGTTTGTAGTCCCCACCCTGCTTGTAGCCATGTCTCTTGTCAGCGGCGAAGTAGCGGGCTTTTTCCTTGGCGCAAACATGGCATATCTCCTCATAATACGAAAAGGACTCCCGGAAGATTCCGGAGATGCAGGACAGCGGGCTACACGGGTATTTATCGCCCTCATGCTGTTCGGGGTATCCACCCTTGTTCTTGATTTTGGATTTGCCACAGTGGAACCTGCCAGTTACTCTGGAACTAATCTCATGGAATTTTTAAAAGCCTTCATCCCTGCGCTTACCATATGGGTTTCTGCAAGTATCTGTACAAAGCTTGACCTGTACGGAAGAGAAGAAGTAATGGAAAATTCTTCGGGAATCGAAAAACAGCTAGAAGAGTAG